One segment of Planctomycetaceae bacterium DNA contains the following:
- a CDS encoding type II toxin-antitoxin system VapC family toxin encodes MKYMLDTHSLIWFIGGSPQLSDHARQLIDDVRNDLVVSIATLWEMAIKFSIGRLTLGLPFEQLFPDQLTRNSMEILAVSVDHLKVVCSLPFHHRDPFDRLMVAQASVENLPIISVDRVFDDYGIAREW; translated from the coding sequence ATGAAATACATGCTGGATACTCACAGTCTGATCTGGTTTATCGGCGGAAGCCCGCAGCTAAGCGATCATGCCCGGCAGTTGATCGATGATGTGAGAAACGACCTTGTTGTGAGCATCGCCACGCTGTGGGAAATGGCCATCAAGTTCAGCATAGGAAGGCTGACTCTCGGTCTGCCGTTCGAGCAACTGTTTCCCGACCAACTGACAAGAAACAGCATGGAGATTCTCGCGGTCAGTGTTGACCATCTCAAAGTCGTTTGCAGTTTGCCTTTTCATCATCGTGACCCGTTTGACCGGCTGATGGTTGCTCAGGCCAGCGTTGAAAACCTGCCAATCATCAGTGTCGACAGGGTCTTTGACGACTACGGTATCGCACGCGAGTGGTAG
- a CDS encoding type II toxin-antitoxin system prevent-host-death family antitoxin codes for MMQKVTLDEAKTHLPDLIEAAVAGEDVFITKDAELSVQLVPCATTKRSRQFGSARGLISMGPDFDEPLADFSEYVE; via the coding sequence ATGATGCAGAAAGTCACTCTCGACGAAGCGAAGACGCATCTCCCAGACCTGATTGAAGCGGCTGTCGCGGGTGAGGATGTCTTCATCACGAAAGACGCTGAGTTGTCAGTGCAACTTGTCCCGTGCGCCACGACGAAGCGTTCGCGGCAGTTCGGCAGCGCCAGAGGTCTGATTTCAATGGGACCTGACTTTGATGAGCCACTGGCGGATTTCAGCGAGTACGTCGAATGA